The Halococcus sediminicola genome has a segment encoding these proteins:
- a CDS encoding glutamate--cysteine ligase, with product MDVGSADSFTRMGTLGVEEEFYVVDDAGRPTAGTDELVYETDPPEILDERLDHELFKFIIETQTPVCEGLAEAREQFVAVREALADHAAVHGYGIAAAGLHPAARWRELEHAEKPRYRSQLDRIRYPQHRNTTAGIHVHVGVDDAEKATWIANELRWFLPILLALSANSPFWNGFDTELASARAKIFENLPNTGMPTAFGGFDEFRRFERRMVELDSIDDRGALWYDVRPHTGHGTVEVRAPDGQSNPDYVFAFVEYVHALVMDFAERYEERSEPWAAYRSGQGDGLRREFLDENKWRALRYGHEASFIDREGTDTIELMEVVERECERLGIEGIRAVADAESGATRQRRLLREEGLDALCAALVL from the coding sequence ATGGACGTGGGTTCGGCCGACAGCTTCACGCGGATGGGCACTCTCGGAGTGGAGGAGGAGTTTTACGTCGTCGACGACGCGGGCCGGCCCACGGCGGGTACCGACGAACTCGTCTACGAGACCGATCCACCCGAAATCCTCGACGAGCGACTCGACCACGAACTGTTCAAGTTCATCATCGAGACGCAGACGCCCGTCTGCGAGGGATTGGCGGAGGCCCGCGAGCAGTTCGTCGCCGTCCGCGAGGCGCTTGCCGACCACGCCGCCGTCCACGGCTACGGTATCGCGGCGGCCGGTCTCCATCCCGCCGCCCGGTGGCGCGAACTCGAACATGCCGAGAAGCCACGGTACCGTTCCCAACTCGACCGTATTCGGTATCCACAGCATCGGAACACGACCGCGGGGATTCACGTCCACGTCGGCGTCGACGACGCCGAGAAAGCGACGTGGATAGCGAACGAACTCCGCTGGTTTCTGCCCATCCTGCTCGCACTGTCGGCGAACTCACCCTTCTGGAACGGGTTCGACACCGAACTCGCCTCCGCGCGCGCGAAAATATTCGAGAACCTCCCCAACACGGGGATGCCGACGGCGTTCGGTGGCTTCGACGAGTTCCGGCGCTTCGAGCGGCGGATGGTTGAGTTGGACTCCATCGACGACCGCGGCGCGCTCTGGTACGACGTGCGCCCACACACCGGTCACGGCACCGTCGAGGTGCGCGCGCCCGACGGTCAGTCGAATCCTGACTACGTGTTCGCGTTCGTCGAGTATGTCCACGCGCTCGTGATGGATTTCGCCGAGCGCTACGAGGAGCGCTCGGAGCCGTGGGCGGCGTATCGCTCCGGACAGGGGGATGGACTGCGCCGGGAGTTCCTCGACGAGAACAAGTGGCGCGCGCTCAGGTATGGCCACGAGGCGTCGTTCATCGACCGCGAGGGCACCGACACGATCGAACTGATGGAGGTCGTCGAACGTGAGTGCGAGCGCCTCGGTATCGAGGGGATCCGTGCGGTCGCGGATGCAGAGAGCGGTGCGACCCGGCAGCGCCGCCTGCTTCGGGAGGAGGGTCTCGACGCGCTCTGTGCGGCGCTCGTGCTGTGA
- a CDS encoding winged helix-turn-helix domain-containing protein — protein MDDADDVEPADVREELDRQRADAGDEPMDGGLVDLLSRALDTDTRTRVYVFLRRRPHSTVEEIAEGTGLYPGAVRRVLDDLHDERVVERRGTDDPTYTAARPDELLDIASGRLRDELEEMFSPRRHTGRSSRGERTEPVTIPVEEER, from the coding sequence ATGGACGACGCCGACGATGTCGAACCGGCCGACGTGCGCGAGGAACTCGACCGCCAGCGAGCGGACGCCGGGGACGAGCCGATGGACGGTGGTCTCGTCGACCTGCTCTCACGGGCGCTCGACACCGACACGCGCACGCGGGTGTACGTCTTCCTCCGCCGCCGACCGCACTCGACCGTCGAGGAGATCGCGGAAGGAACGGGGCTGTATCCGGGTGCCGTCCGTCGGGTTCTCGACGACCTCCACGACGAGCGGGTCGTCGAGCGCCGCGGCACGGACGACCCGACGTACACCGCCGCACGACCGGACGAACTCCTCGACATCGCCAGCGGGCGACTGCGCGACGAACTCGAAGAGATGTTCAGCCCGCGTCGCCACACCGGCCGGTCGTCCCGGGGCGAGCGCACCGAACCGGTGACGATACCCGTCGAGGAAGAACGATAA
- a CDS encoding phosphopantetheine adenylyltransferase, whose product MKVALGGTFDPIHDGHRRLFERAFERGDVTVGLTSDSLAQETRHEERYVRPFAERRADLDGELATLAEEYDREYEIRELTEPTGIAAEEDFDVLVVSPETENGGQRVNERRRERDLDPLDIEVVDHLTAADGGIVSSTRIVNGEIDEHGNLTPEREGRPHPE is encoded by the coding sequence ATGAAGGTCGCGCTCGGCGGCACGTTCGATCCGATTCACGACGGCCATCGACGGCTGTTCGAACGTGCTTTCGAGCGCGGCGACGTCACCGTGGGGCTGACGAGCGATTCCTTGGCACAGGAGACCAGACACGAGGAGCGCTACGTCCGCCCGTTCGCGGAGCGCCGGGCGGACCTCGACGGCGAACTCGCAACCCTCGCCGAGGAATACGACCGCGAGTACGAGATCCGTGAACTCACGGAACCGACCGGCATCGCTGCCGAGGAGGATTTCGACGTCCTCGTCGTTTCACCCGAGACCGAAAACGGCGGCCAGCGGGTGAACGAGCGCCGCCGCGAGCGCGATCTCGACCCGCTCGACATCGAGGTCGTCGACCACCTCACCGCGGCCGACGGCGGCATCGTCTCCAGTACGCGCATCGTCAACGGCGAGATCGACGAACACGGCAATCTCACGCCCGAACGCGAGGGTCGCCCGCATCCGGAGTGA
- a CDS encoding MFS transporter produces the protein MADETDGESGSIDRRRAIATLFLVVFIDLLGFGILIPVIPLYAKFFGANEFIGSLLIATYSLFQFVGAPVLGRLSDDHGRRPILLLSLLGSVVAWTLFGVAGELGPLLGAANGLVVLFVARAFAGAMGGNIATANAYIADITPPEDRARGIGILGAAFGLGFVFGPAISGVMSSSFALSFFEGVLPAFVPVSQFTMPSFAAAVLSLLNLGLAFVVLPEPSRRKTTTEATAGSRLRGLYEAVTSPAIGPLVVAFFLASFAFSAFESEFIFLTNDRLGLGTAGNAVLLTYIGVVIAVVQGGLIGPLTDRFGEHRLALAGAAIQLVTLALVPFSISWSFVPSLGPIGSGTVGLALVATPLALGNAFTNVSLNALVSLNADADAQGGAFGLTQSAGSLARTFGPAAAGLLYVAVAYWSPFVVAGLLFVPILALLWRMGRGSASAVPG, from the coding sequence ATGGCCGACGAAACCGACGGCGAATCGGGTAGCATCGATCGGCGACGGGCCATCGCCACGCTGTTTCTCGTCGTCTTCATCGACCTGCTTGGCTTCGGCATCCTCATCCCGGTCATCCCGCTGTACGCCAAATTCTTCGGAGCCAACGAGTTCATCGGCAGCCTGCTCATCGCCACCTACTCGCTGTTTCAGTTCGTCGGCGCGCCAGTCCTCGGACGACTCTCCGACGACCACGGGCGGCGGCCGATTCTCCTGCTCTCGCTGCTCGGAAGCGTCGTCGCGTGGACGCTGTTCGGCGTCGCGGGCGAACTCGGGCCGCTGCTCGGCGCGGCGAACGGACTCGTCGTGCTGTTCGTCGCGCGGGCGTTCGCCGGCGCGATGGGCGGCAACATCGCCACCGCCAACGCCTACATCGCGGACATCACGCCGCCCGAAGACCGTGCCCGCGGCATCGGGATTCTTGGCGCGGCGTTCGGTCTCGGGTTCGTCTTCGGCCCGGCCATCTCGGGCGTGATGTCGAGTTCGTTCGCGCTGTCGTTTTTCGAGGGTGTGCTCCCGGCGTTCGTGCCGGTCTCGCAGTTCACGATGCCCTCCTTCGCCGCGGCCGTCCTCTCGCTTTTGAATCTCGGACTCGCGTTCGTCGTCCTCCCCGAACCATCGCGCCGCAAGACAACCACGGAAGCGACCGCCGGTTCGCGGCTGCGCGGGCTGTACGAGGCGGTCACGTCGCCGGCCATCGGACCGCTCGTCGTCGCCTTCTTCCTCGCCTCCTTTGCCTTCTCGGCGTTCGAGAGCGAGTTCATCTTCCTCACCAACGACCGACTCGGGCTGGGCACCGCCGGCAACGCCGTCCTCCTCACGTACATCGGCGTCGTCATCGCGGTCGTGCAGGGTGGTCTCATCGGCCCGCTGACCGATCGCTTCGGCGAGCACCGCCTCGCGCTGGCCGGCGCGGCCATCCAGCTCGTCACGCTGGCGCTCGTCCCGTTCTCGATTTCGTGGTCGTTCGTGCCCTCTCTTGGACCAATCGGGTCGGGGACGGTGGGACTGGCGCTCGTTGCGACGCCGCTCGCACTCGGCAACGCGTTCACGAACGTTTCGCTGAACGCGCTGGTCTCGTTGAACGCCGATGCGGACGCACAGGGCGGGGCCTTCGGGCTCACCCAGTCGGCGGGCAGTCTCGCGCGGACGTTCGGCCCGGCCGCCGCCGGACTCCTCTACGTGGCGGTCGCCTACTGGTCGCCGTTCGTCGTCGCGGGGCTGCTCTTCGTGCCCATCCTCGCGCTGCTCTGGCGGATGGGTCGCGGAAGCGCCAGCGCCGTTCCGGGCTGA
- a CDS encoding antibiotic biosynthesis monooxygenase family protein, with protein sequence MFVAANRFTVADGYGDELVERFTESSEDIAEQPGFVRFDFLVPPEDGNIYVAQTYWESEDDFEAWTDSEQFRNAHGGDAPTEMFEGHPTLETYETAITHE encoded by the coding sequence ATGTTCGTTGCAGCGAACCGATTCACGGTCGCGGACGGCTACGGAGACGAACTCGTCGAGCGCTTCACCGAGAGTTCCGAGGACATCGCCGAACAGCCGGGGTTCGTCCGGTTCGACTTCCTCGTGCCGCCCGAGGACGGCAACATCTACGTCGCACAGACCTACTGGGAATCGGAAGACGACTTCGAGGCGTGGACCGACAGCGAGCAGTTCCGGAACGCCCACGGCGGCGACGCGCCGACGGAGATGTTCGAGGGCCACCCGACCCTCGAAACCTACGAGACGGCCATCACCCACGAGTGA
- a CDS encoding MOSC domain-containing protein, protein MAAVETIYTTPEGSAPMETVEGIEAVERQGLRGDRYMKGTGYYSGMDECEVTLIESEAIEEIRDDYDIDLSDGRHRRNIVTRGVSVQDLLDQEFRIGEATFEGTRPRPPCAHVEQVADESGVARALKNHRGGICVSVVGGGELRVGDELEVLGETDGEDVADAIKSRLTGQ, encoded by the coding sequence ATGGCTGCCGTCGAGACGATATACACCACGCCGGAGGGGTCAGCGCCGATGGAGACCGTCGAGGGGATCGAGGCGGTCGAACGCCAAGGCCTGCGCGGCGACCGCTACATGAAGGGCACGGGCTACTACTCGGGCATGGACGAGTGCGAGGTGACGCTCATCGAGAGCGAGGCCATCGAGGAGATTCGAGACGACTACGACATCGATCTCTCGGACGGTCGCCACCGGCGCAACATCGTCACGCGCGGCGTCTCGGTCCAGGACCTGCTCGACCAGGAGTTCCGCATCGGCGAGGCGACCTTCGAGGGAACGCGCCCGCGCCCGCCGTGTGCCCACGTCGAGCAGGTCGCCGACGAGTCGGGCGTCGCCCGCGCACTCAAAAATCACCGTGGTGGCATCTGCGTCAGCGTCGTCGGGGGTGGCGAACTCCGCGTCGGCGACGAACTCGAAGTGCTCGGCGAGACCGACGGCGAAGACGTGGCCGACGCCATCAAGAGCCGGCTGACGGGCCAGTAA
- a CDS encoding FxLYD domain-containing protein — MQRRRVLAGVGSGCVGLLAGCLGAGEGKYARRIAVNGTPNGSGGIDTAGDPPTSQGLRLLDHEFYRSGSGGVRGRAANRGDVDLDFIAAYARFFDRSGTDIGHASDSESNFEVGQTWKFDAQALETAPSKVAQYQLVLIDQRSSEVDPFAGTT; from the coding sequence ATGCAACGACGCCGAGTGCTCGCCGGCGTGGGCAGCGGCTGCGTGGGACTTTTGGCCGGCTGTCTCGGCGCTGGCGAGGGAAAATATGCACGCCGCATCGCGGTCAACGGAACCCCGAACGGCTCGGGCGGGATCGATACCGCCGGCGACCCGCCGACGAGTCAGGGACTCCGCCTGCTCGACCACGAGTTCTACCGAAGCGGGTCGGGCGGCGTCCGTGGTCGCGCCGCGAACCGCGGCGATGTGGACCTCGACTTCATCGCGGCGTACGCCCGGTTTTTCGACCGCTCTGGCACCGACATCGGTCACGCCTCCGACAGCGAGAGCAACTTCGAGGTGGGCCAGACCTGGAAGTTCGACGCACAGGCGCTCGAAACAGCCCCCTCGAAGGTCGCACAGTATCAGCTCGTCCTCATCGACCAGCGCTCCTCGGAGGTCGACCCGTTCGCCGGCACGACCTGA
- the dacZ gene encoding diadenylate cyclase DacZ has product MANVRGLVGELVEGIETVVLFSPSAAYYERCKDIKDVSVVVCAPTNGIGAERFVELPLEFVDAKERIRFGVEGAAEEGFVAEGDEVVCALKLFDDVIDGVCRVRVGELNHSGVYDLFTASRADPEVISAVVDVAVELGQKGQKGKPVGALFVVGDAGKVMNKSRPLSYNPFEKSHVHVGDPIVNVMLKEFSRLDGAFVISDSGKIVSAYRYLEPNAEGVDIPKGLGTRHMAAASVTRDTNATAVVLSESDRLVRAFKGGELILELDPEEY; this is encoded by the coding sequence ATGGCGAACGTACGCGGGCTTGTCGGCGAACTCGTCGAAGGGATCGAGACGGTGGTGTTGTTCTCGCCGAGCGCGGCCTACTACGAGCGCTGCAAAGACATCAAGGACGTCTCGGTGGTCGTCTGTGCGCCGACGAACGGTATCGGCGCGGAGCGGTTCGTCGAACTCCCGCTCGAGTTCGTCGACGCCAAAGAGCGCATTCGCTTCGGCGTCGAGGGCGCGGCCGAGGAGGGGTTCGTCGCCGAGGGTGACGAAGTGGTCTGTGCGCTGAAACTGTTCGACGACGTCATCGACGGCGTCTGTCGGGTGCGGGTGGGTGAACTCAATCACTCCGGCGTGTACGACCTCTTTACGGCCTCCAGGGCCGACCCGGAGGTCATCAGCGCCGTCGTCGACGTGGCGGTCGAACTCGGCCAGAAGGGCCAGAAGGGCAAACCGGTCGGCGCGCTGTTCGTCGTCGGTGACGCCGGCAAGGTGATGAACAAGTCCCGACCGCTCTCCTACAATCCCTTCGAGAAATCACACGTCCACGTCGGCGACCCCATCGTGAACGTGATGCTGAAGGAGTTCTCCAGACTCGACGGAGCCTTCGTCATCAGTGACTCGGGCAAGATCGTCTCGGCCTACCGGTATCTCGAACCGAACGCCGAGGGCGTCGACATCCCCAAGGGTCTCGGCACCCGCCACATGGCCGCGGCGTCAGTGACCCGAGATACGAACGCGACGGCGGTCGTACTGAGCGAGAGCGACAGGCTGGTGCGGGCGTTCAAGGGCGGCGAGCTGATCCTCGAACTCGATCCGGAGGAATACTGA
- a CDS encoding mechanosensitive ion channel domain-containing protein, which translates to MADLGTLVRGLLSGRLDLVLVLVVLIVGVLVGYLVVRVGKRTLTAAGVGEAVEGTTFERAAGRLGSSTVSVLAGLFGLFVVLVFVVLALTVAAVLDARLYLRQFINFLPQLFVAALVVVFGLVVADKAELLVSERLRSVKLPEIGLLALLVKYSIIYVAVLLALGQLGVANVALLILLAAYAFAVVFLGGLACRDLLSASAAGFYLLLAEPIAIGDEVRIDGRAGIVQEVDVLVTHVEDDGEEFIVPNDRVFRSGIVRIR; encoded by the coding sequence ATGGCCGACCTCGGTACGCTCGTTCGCGGTCTTCTGAGCGGTCGACTCGACCTCGTGTTGGTCCTCGTCGTGCTGATCGTCGGCGTGCTGGTGGGCTATCTCGTCGTGCGGGTGGGCAAACGGACGCTCACGGCCGCCGGCGTCGGCGAGGCCGTCGAGGGCACCACGTTCGAGCGCGCGGCCGGACGACTCGGCAGTTCGACGGTGTCGGTGCTCGCGGGGCTGTTCGGGCTGTTCGTCGTGTTGGTGTTCGTCGTGCTCGCGCTCACCGTCGCCGCCGTGCTCGACGCGCGGCTGTATCTCCGTCAGTTCATCAACTTCCTTCCGCAACTGTTCGTCGCCGCGCTGGTCGTCGTCTTCGGTCTGGTCGTCGCCGACAAGGCCGAACTGCTCGTCTCCGAGCGCCTGCGAAGCGTCAAACTCCCCGAGATCGGGCTGCTCGCGCTACTGGTGAAATACAGCATCATCTACGTCGCGGTGTTGCTCGCGCTCGGCCAGCTCGGCGTGGCGAACGTCGCCCTCCTCATTCTGCTCGCGGCCTACGCATTCGCCGTCGTCTTCCTCGGTGGGCTCGCCTGCCGGGATCTCCTCTCGGCGAGCGCCGCCGGGTTCTATCTCCTGCTCGCCGAACCCATCGCCATCGGCGACGAGGTCCGTATCGACGGGCGTGCGGGCATCGTCCAGGAGGTCGACGTCCTCGTCACCCACGTCGAGGACGACGGCGAGGAGTTCATCGTCCCGAACGACCGCGTCTTCCGGTCGGGCATCGTGCGCATCCGATAG
- a CDS encoding ubiquitin-like small modifier protein 1 translates to MHWKLFATLAETAGEREVDIDVEPNATLDDALAALFERHPALEDEIVRDGDVREHINLLRNGEDPFTVGDGFDTELDADDELAAFPPVSGG, encoded by the coding sequence ATGCACTGGAAACTGTTTGCCACGCTCGCCGAGACGGCCGGCGAGCGCGAGGTCGACATCGACGTCGAACCGAACGCGACCCTCGACGACGCGCTTGCGGCGCTGTTCGAGCGCCACCCCGCCCTCGAAGACGAGATCGTTCGGGATGGGGACGTGCGCGAGCACATCAACCTCCTGAGAAACGGCGAGGACCCCTTCACCGTCGGCGACGGGTTCGATACGGAACTCGACGCGGACGACGAACTCGCTGCGTTTCCACCCGTGAGCGGTGGTTGA
- a CDS encoding nucleoside phosphorylase, with protein MAKQPHLLVEPGDLNDVALLPGDPGRVDRIAGHCENPTTVAENREYKIVNATYEGTPVTICSTGIGCPSAAIAVEELSNVGVESLIRVGTTGALQQDIEVGDVVVATGAAKDEGTTGRYERDTLPAVPDYDVLSGLVEAAESREEPVHVGAIASDDAFYAETDEYIEAWERAGVLAVEMEAAAIFTLARRKGLRAGALCTVDGNLVAGTQKGETDGEELPAKAKDNVERAIAIALDATTDL; from the coding sequence ATGGCCAAACAGCCACACTTGCTCGTCGAACCGGGCGACCTGAACGACGTTGCCCTGCTGCCGGGCGACCCCGGTCGCGTCGACCGCATCGCGGGCCACTGCGAGAACCCCACGACGGTGGCCGAAAACCGCGAATACAAGATCGTCAACGCGACTTACGAGGGTACTCCCGTGACCATCTGCTCGACGGGCATCGGCTGTCCGTCGGCCGCCATCGCCGTCGAGGAACTCTCGAACGTGGGCGTCGAGAGTCTCATCCGCGTCGGAACCACGGGCGCGCTCCAGCAGGACATCGAGGTCGGCGACGTGGTCGTGGCCACGGGAGCCGCCAAAGACGAGGGGACCACCGGAAGATACGAGCGCGACACCCTTCCTGCGGTGCCCGACTACGACGTGCTCTCGGGACTCGTCGAGGCGGCCGAATCCCGCGAGGAACCCGTTCATGTTGGTGCGATCGCCTCGGACGACGCCTTCTACGCCGAAACCGACGAGTACATCGAGGCGTGGGAGCGGGCGGGCGTGCTCGCCGTCGAAATGGAGGCCGCGGCCATCTTCACGCTTGCTCGCCGGAAGGGTCTCCGTGCGGGCGCGCTCTGTACGGTGGACGGCAACCTCGTCGCCGGGACACAGAAGGGCGAAACCGACGGCGAGGAACTCCCCGCAAAGGCAAAGGACAACGTCGAGCGCGCCATCGCCATCGCGCTCGATGCAACCACCGACCTCTGA
- a CDS encoding aminotransferase class I/II-fold pyridoxal phosphate-dependent enzyme, producing the protein MRIEPFELERWFGKYEHDADIMLAESGIRSLPASRFDTDPGKLGYVIPTDGDPDFREGVAERYDRSAEEVVFTCGTQEANLLAMLATLGDESHAVVVTPTYQSLHALPRSIADVSTVELDSPDWALDVDAVADAIRPETELIVLNNPNNPTGNYHSAESVAALYDLAADNDAYLLCDEVYRLLADDPIPPVASMGSRGISTTSLTKAHGLAGLRFGWLAGPPEIVDAARRWKDYTTISPSIFGQHVARQALADEETILDENRALARDHRERVGEFLEEHGLDWHEPVGVNAFPTIPESFDGSKEFCRTVVEEESVVLAPGDLFGFDDRFRLGFGLPTDELVEGLERVGRVIDAHAD; encoded by the coding sequence ATGCGAATCGAACCGTTCGAACTCGAACGCTGGTTCGGAAAGTACGAACACGACGCCGACATCATGCTCGCCGAGAGCGGCATCCGGAGCCTGCCCGCCTCGCGCTTCGACACCGACCCCGGAAAACTGGGCTACGTGATCCCGACCGACGGCGACCCCGACTTTCGAGAGGGGGTGGCCGAACGCTACGACCGCTCGGCCGAGGAGGTGGTGTTCACCTGTGGTACCCAGGAGGCGAACCTACTGGCGATGCTCGCAACCCTCGGCGACGAGAGCCACGCGGTCGTCGTCACACCGACCTACCAGTCGCTGCACGCGCTGCCCCGGTCGATCGCGGACGTCTCGACGGTCGAACTCGATTCTCCTGATTGGGCTCTCGACGTGGATGCCGTCGCCGATGCCATCCGACCCGAAACGGAACTGATCGTGTTGAACAACCCGAACAACCCCACCGGGAACTACCACTCCGCGGAGAGCGTTGCGGCGCTCTACGATCTCGCGGCCGACAACGACGCCTACCTGCTCTGTGACGAGGTGTATCGCCTGCTCGCCGACGACCCCATCCCGCCGGTGGCGAGCATGGGATCACGAGGAATCAGCACGACGAGTCTGACGAAAGCCCACGGGCTGGCGGGCCTGCGCTTCGGCTGGCTCGCTGGCCCGCCCGAAATCGTCGACGCTGCCCGCCGCTGGAAGGACTATACGACGATCTCGCCGTCGATCTTCGGCCAACACGTCGCCAGACAAGCCCTCGCCGACGAGGAGACGATTCTCGACGAGAACCGGGCGCTCGCGCGCGACCACCGCGAGCGCGTTGGCGAGTTCCTCGAAGAACACGGACTCGATTGGCACGAACCAGTCGGCGTGAACGCCTTTCCGACGATTCCCGAGAGCTTCGATGGCTCGAAGGAGTTCTGTCGCACGGTCGTCGAGGAGGAGTCGGTGGTGCTCGCGCCCGGCGACCTGTTCGGCTTCGACGACCGCTTCCGGCTGGGCTTCGGTTTGCCGACCGACGAGTTGGTAGAGGGACTGGAGCGGGTCGGGCGCGTCATCGACGCACACGCAGACTGA
- a CDS encoding translation initiation factor IF-5A — translation MARQQNQVRDLDEGSYVMIDDAPCKITAYSTAKPGKHGSAKARVEGKGVFDDNKRNFTQPVDAKVWVPIIQRKQGQVVSVESEDVAQVMDLDTYQTFTIKTPDGEGLSPDDEIEYLEMDEQRKIV, via the coding sequence ATGGCCAGACAGCAGAATCAAGTCCGCGACCTCGACGAGGGGAGTTACGTGATGATCGACGACGCACCGTGCAAGATCACCGCCTACAGCACGGCGAAACCGGGAAAACACGGCAGCGCGAAGGCCCGCGTCGAGGGCAAGGGCGTCTTCGACGACAACAAGCGCAACTTCACCCAACCCGTCGACGCCAAGGTCTGGGTACCCATCATCCAGCGCAAACAGGGCCAAGTCGTCAGCGTCGAGAGCGAGGACGTCGCACAGGTGATGGACCTCGACACCTACCAGACGTTCACCATCAAGACGCCCGACGGCGAGGGGCTGTCGCCCGACGACGAGATCGAGTATCTGGAGATGGACGAGCAGCGAAAGATCGTTTGA
- the speB gene encoding agmatinase: protein MGFPGANEARETADYVLLGAPLDVSTSFQPGTRFGPREVRHHAHTFDDYDRRTGKEFTDIGVHDAGDLDGWEDAAEYLEFLSGMVSDILDEESVPLLVGGEHTVSAAGVRATDPDVFVCLDAHLDLREEYAGNELSHATVTRRTLDVVDEAIILGARTGSKEEWERADRDDVTVVPPADVPDWNPEFDGDVYLSVDIDAADPGFAPGTGTMEPFGLTPREIRRVVQAVAPRSTGFDVVEVNDRDDGQAAALAGKLLREFVYSHAVRAAD from the coding sequence ATGGGCTTTCCCGGCGCGAACGAGGCGCGTGAAACGGCCGACTACGTTCTTCTCGGTGCGCCGCTCGACGTCTCGACGAGCTTTCAGCCCGGCACGCGCTTCGGGCCCCGCGAGGTGCGCCACCACGCCCACACCTTCGACGACTACGACCGCCGCACGGGCAAGGAATTCACCGATATCGGCGTTCACGACGCCGGCGACCTCGACGGCTGGGAGGACGCCGCCGAGTACCTCGAATTTCTTTCGGGGATGGTTTCGGATATTCTCGACGAGGAAAGCGTGCCGCTGCTCGTCGGCGGCGAACACACCGTCAGCGCCGCGGGTGTGCGTGCAACCGACCCCGATGTCTTCGTCTGTCTCGATGCCCACCTCGACCTCCGCGAGGAATATGCAGGAAACGAACTGAGCCACGCGACCGTCACCCGGCGCACCCTCGACGTCGTCGACGAGGCGATAATCCTCGGCGCACGCACTGGCAGCAAGGAGGAGTGGGAGCGTGCCGACCGCGACGACGTCACGGTGGTGCCGCCCGCGGACGTACCGGATTGGAACCCCGAATTCGACGGTGATGTGTATCTGAGCGTCGACATCGACGCCGCTGACCCCGGATTCGCCCCGGGTACAGGGACGATGGAGCCGTTCGGGCTGACCCCCCGCGAGATACGCCGCGTTGTCCAGGCGGTCGCTCCCCGCTCGACGGGGTTTGACGTCGTGGAGGTCAACGACCGCGACGACGGCCAGGCCGCCGCGCTCGCGGGAAAACTGCTCCGAGAGTTCGTCTACAGCCACGCCGTGCGAGCCGCCGACTGA